In the Tribolium castaneum strain GA2 chromosome 1, icTriCast1.1, whole genome shotgun sequence genome, one interval contains:
- the LOC662817 gene encoding motile sperm domain-containing protein 2, which yields MTSEQVQELRNAFLQQLASKGNDAVHPKDLERVKKDDSWVNRFLMQHDNDQTEALNMMWETLTWRKEFNVNEINDHVKMDIIVQGGFFPHGHDKDGSTLFVFKCKKYVKGTHNMDDLKRCVVYWFERLERQDKGKPITLFFDMEGCGLANMDLEFTKYLIGLFKQYYPYFLNYILIFEMPWILNAAFKIIKSWLPEKAVQKIKFVSKKDIKEYVPLDQALKCWGGQNDYTFSFLPEPQEEVPNNVGTASSRKVHFADGSSMSESPEGSGDRDHDGSALSVQPSSIITFVKEGGELVSTVELQNTDSSLILSFKLKTTSPEKFRVRPSVGCLTPGARATVHVTLLPGFQLGGLSRDKFLVMSTVIESSEMNQDLAQLWRDTTGRKVNQHRLKCAQSNDVSKNGNAVAVPGGSSDGDHTSSSQLMTKINNLTECQSQLHGAVKRIQYFQMVIVLLVIVVGVMLSYVLHLESQEGHTGSCSAP from the exons ATGACTTCGGAACAAGTTCAGGAACTTAGAAATGCTTTTCTCCAGCAGCTTGCGTCAAAAGGGAACGATG CCGTTCATCCCAAGGACTTGGAAAGGGTGAAGAAGGACGATAGCTGGGTGAACCGATTCTTAATGCAACATGATAATGACCAAACTGAAGCCCTAAACATGATGTGGGAGACGCTCACTTGGAGAAAAGAGTTTAACGTCAATG AGATTAATGACCATGTAAAGATGGATATTATAGTCCAGGGCGGATTTTTTCCACATGGGCATGATAAGGATGGTAGCACCTTGTTTGTTTTCAAGTGTAAGAAATACGTGAAAGGGACACACAACATGGATGATTTGAAAAGATGCGTCGTATATTGGTTTGAAAGATTAGAACG GCAAGACAAAGGCAAACCTATCACCCTCTTCTTTGATATGGAAGGCTGTGGCTTAGCAAATATGGATTTAGAATTTACTAAATATCTAATAGGCCTCTTCAAACAATATTACccctattttttaaactacatTCTGATTTTTGAAATGCCATGGATTTTGAACG CGgccttcaaaataataaagtctTGGCTACCCGAGAAAGCggttcaaaaaatcaaatttgtgagtaaaaaagacataaaagagTACGTCCCTCTGGATCAGGCACTAAAATGTTGGGGTGGGCAAAACGACTACACCTTCAGCTTCCTGCCAGAACCCCAAGAGGAAGTTCCAAATAACGTCGGCACTGCCAGCAGTAGGAAG GTTCATTTTGCTGATGGGTCTTCGATGTCAGAGTCACCAGAAGGGAGTGGAGACAGGGACCACG ATGGAAGTGCCCTTAGTGTACAACCATCCAGCATCATCACCTTCGTCAAAGAGGGTGGAGAGCTGGTTAGTACCGTGGAATTGCAAAACACTGATAGTTCTCTCATACTCTCCTTCAAG ctaaaaaccACATCACCGGAAAAATTCCGCGTTAGGCCCAGTGTCGGGTGTTTGACGCCGGGAGCACGCGCTACAGTTCATGTGACTCTCTTGCCCGGTTTTCAGCTAGGTGGCCTGTCCAGAGACAAATTCCTTGTGATGAGCACAGTCATTGAATCCAGTGAAATGAACCAGGATCTAGCCCAGCTATGGAGG gatacAACTGGCAGGAAGGTCAACCAGCACCGTCTGAAGTGCGCCCAGTCGAACGACGTCTCCAAAAACGGCAACGCCGTTGCCGTGCCTGGGGGCTCCTCTGACGGGGACCACACCAGCAGCAGTCAActtatgacaaaaataaataacttaacGGAGTGCCAAAGTCAGCTACATGGGGCTGTAAAACGTATTCAGTATTTCCAGATGGTAATCGTTCTCTTGGTTATCGTTGTGGGGGTTATGTTATCTTATGTCTTACATTTGGAAAGTCAAGAGGGGCACACCGGTTCCTGCAGCGCCCCATAA
- the CTCF gene encoding transcriptional repressor CTCF, which translates to MTAQFTHSPIKLEGVDSSENVTEIQSYLAGFQKEIGNDAPIQQVSGEDNEGEAEEGTYFVDQAGLYYYQAKGESQPVMTVMTGLPESGGDEGEEFIINPHNEEEMEVEEGEESPAVQESENQILINSGNAYQRVTVVPADTNSSELSYVLIVQDPADLKDGEQTDGEQDMTVYDFDEGEDGGVIDSETDDDKSKIVKILPRKSQVVSQAHMCNYCNYTSPKRYLLSRHMKSHSEERPHKCSVCERGFKTLASLQNHVNTHTGTKPHSCKFCDSAFTTSGELVRHVRYKHTHEKPHKCPECEYASVELSKLKRHIRCHTGERPYQCPHCTYASPDTFKLKRHLRIHTGEKPYECDICKTKFTQSNSLKTHKLTHNIGDKPIFHCEFCPTTCGRKTDLRIHVQKLHTSDKPLKCKRCGKSFPDRYSYKVHNKTHEGEKCYKCDLCPYASISARHLESHMLIHTDQKPYHCDQCDQSFRQKQLLKRHQNLYHNPDYIPPPPREKTHECPECSRAFRHKGNLIRHMAAHDPDPTIQRKQMELKLGRQKKIQMIDGQQVEVIPGMESDEDEEGEIDMMAVEGSDGQQYVVLEVIQLADGEEQAMVVGGDGNNELLGENILPDSDLNGEDVIKALQSARRVYKTEDTKKENTESDMQNCFGFDEDEEEEEESRGKETITLLDQID; encoded by the exons ATGACTGCACAATTTACGCACAGTCCAATTAAACTGGAGGGTGTAGATTCCTCGGAAAATGTCACCGAGATTCAGTCGTATTTAGCCGGCTTTCAAAAGGAAATTGGGAATGATGCACCCATACAACAAGTGTCAG gtgaAGACAATGAGGGGGAAGCGGAAGAAGGAACTTACTTTGTTGATCAAGCGGGTCTCTATTATTATCAAGCCAAGGGGGAAAGCCAGCCCGTTATGACAGTAATGACAGGCCTCCCTGAATCAGGGGGTGATGAGGGTGAGGAGTTTATCATTAACCCACATAATGAAGAGGAGATGGAGGTTGAAGAAGGGGAAGAG AGCCCTGCGGTTCAAGAGTCCGAAAACCAGATCCTCATCAATTCTGGAAACGCTTATCAGCGGGTGACGGTTGTCCCAGCCGACACCAATTCCAGCGAACTGAGTTACGTCCTAATTGTGCAAGACCCCGCGGACTTGAAAGACGGCGAACAAACCGACGGAGAGCAAGATATGACCGTGTACGACTTCGACGAGGGTGAAGATGGCGGTGTCATTGATTCAGAAACCGACGATGACaagtcaaaaattgttaaaatcttGCCCCGAAAATCGCAAGTGGTTTCCCAAGCCCACATGTGCAACTATTGCAATTATACCAGTCCGAAAAGATACCTCTTATCGCGTCACATGAAATCGCATTCGGAAGAACGGCCGCATAAATGCAGTGTTTGCGAACGGGGTTTTAAAACATTAGCATCACTGCAAAATCACGTTAACACACATACGGGTACTAAGCCGCATTCGTGCAAATTTTGTGATTCTGCTTTCACGACTTCAG GGGAGCTTGTCAGACATGTGAGGTACAAGCATACGCATGAGAAACCACACAAATGCCCCGAGTGCGAATACGCAAGTGTGGAGTTGTCCAAGCTGAAGAGGCACATTCGGTGCCACACCGGGGAACGGCCCTATCAg tGTCCACACTGTACATACGCAAGCCCTGACACTTTCAAGTTGAAGCGCCATTTGCGAATCCACACCGGCGAAAAACCATACGAGTGTGACATTTGCAAGACAAAATTCACACAGTCCAATAGTTTAAAAACCCATAAATTGACCCACAACA TTGGTGATAAACCCATATTTCATTGCGAATTTTGTCCTACGACCTGCGGCCGCAAGACAGATTTGCGAATTCACGTCCAAAAACTGCACACATCCGATAAACCCCTCAAGTGTAAACGATGCGGCAAGTCGTTTCCAGATCGGTACAGTTACAAG gTGCACAATAAAACGCACGAGGGTGAGAAATGCTACAAGTGTGATCTCTGTCCGTACGCTTCGATATCAGCTCGCCACTTGGAGTCGCATATGCTTATCCACACCGACCAGAAGCCCTACCATTGTGATCAGTGCGATCAGAGTTTCCGACAGAAACAGTTGCTGAAAAGGCACCAAAATCTGTACCATAATCCCGACTATATACCGCCCCCACCTCGGGAAAAAACCCACGAGTGTCCCGAATGTTCGCGAGCGTTTAGACATAAAGGCAATTTAATTCGACATATGGCCGCCCATGACCCCGACCCGACCATACAGCGGAAGCAAATGGAATTGAAGTTGGGACGGCAGAAGAAGATTCAGATGATTGATGGGCAGCAAGTCGAGGTGATTCCGGGAATGGAGTCGGATGAGGATGAAGAAGGGGAGATTGATATGATGGCGGTGGAAGGTTCTGATGGACAGCAGTACGTCGTTCTGGAAGTCATCCAGCTTGCGGATGGGGAGGAGCAAGCTATGGTTGTTGGAGGGGACGGGAACAATGAGCTCCTTGGAGAAAATATCTTGCCAGATAGTG ATTTGAACGGTGAAGATGTGATTAAAGCGTTACAGTCGGCTAGGAGGGTGTACAAAACTGAGGACACCAAGAAAGAAAATACAGAGAGTGATATGCAGAATTGCTTCGGTTTTGAT GAGGACGAAGAAGAGGAAGAGGAGTCTAGAGGAAAAGAAACCATTACGCTTTTAGACCAGATTGACTAA